One Pseudorasbora parva isolate DD20220531a chromosome 8, ASM2467924v1, whole genome shotgun sequence DNA window includes the following coding sequences:
- the gpr184 gene encoding G protein-coupled receptor 184: MMNATSNVSNSSCVIMNPSAGHLLMSIYIIAFILGLLFNLVTIGPIIQQICRKNILGIYLLSLSVSDLLYILTMPLWIYYLSNNHKWTLGQGLCSLSGFFYYSNLYISIYILCWISVDRCLAIIFPLRVKAFRRQRYAWIICGLVYIVVMALHCLVLYLDKLPDPLDDGDQRCYETFPMTERIAMFNLIRVGVGFLLPLVVITVCYRLIAAKVQQSRGVDEQGKRKVRVLSMGVIGIFSFCFAPYHILLMIRSIVFFTVGDKQSCIIEQAMYLPFTCSLALSSLNSVVDPVLYVLVSNGVRDDMKLSCCKNKQRQATESPLVDSKWKTRVTKLC, from the coding sequence ATGATGAACGCAACATCCAACGTAAGCAACTCTTCATGTGTGATCATGAACCCGTCGGCAGGTCACCTGCTGATGTCCATCTACATCATCGCCTTCATCCTGGGACTGCTGTTCAACCTGGTCACCATTGGTCCCATAATTCAACAGATCTGCAGAAAGAACATTCTAGGGATCTACCTTCTCAGCCTGTCTGTCTCGGATCTCCTGTACATCCTTACCATGCCTCTGTGGATCTATTATTTAAGCAACAACCACAAATGGACTCTTGGCCAGGGACTCTGTAGTCTGTCTGGCTTCTTTTACTACTCCAACCTGTACATCAGCATCTATATCCTCTGCTGGATCTCCGTCGATCGCTGCCTGGCCATCATTTTCCCTCTGCGAGTTAAAGCCTTCCGCCGCCAGCGCTATGCCTGGATCATCTGTGGGCTGGTCTACATTGTTGTCATGGCCTTGCACTGTTTGGTGCTGTACCTGGACAAGCTGCCAGATCCTCTGGATGACGGCGACCAGAGGTGCTACGAGACCTTCCCCATGACAGAACGCATCGCGATGTTCAACCTGATACGGGTCGGAGTTGGTTTCCTCTTGCCGCTGGTGGTCATCACGGTCTGCTACAGGTTGATCGCAGCCAAGGTGCAGCAAAGTAGAGGGGTGGATGAACAAGGCAAGCGCAAAGTGAGGGTTTTGTCAATGGGAGTCATTGGCATTTTCTCCTTTTGCTTTGCACCATACCACATCCTTCTGATGATCCGATCCATCGTTTTCTTTACCGTGGGAGATAAACAAAGCTGCATCATTGAACAAGCGATGTACTTGCCCTTCACTTGCTCCCTCGCACTGTCCAGCCTGAACAGCGTGGTGGACCCGGTGCTCTATGTTTTGGTCAGTAATGGAGTGAGGGACGACATGAAGTTGTCCTGTTGCAAAAACAAGCAGAGACAGGCAACAGAAAGCCCTCTTGTTGATAGCAAGTGGAAGACAAGAGTAACCAAACTTTGTTAA